From the Cucumis sativus cultivar 9930 chromosome 5, Cucumber_9930_V3, whole genome shotgun sequence genome, the window aatgttttttaattttggatcaAAAATGtaatagataataaattaggatatcttttaaaataaaaaataaattaaaatatttacaataaaattttggattctatcaaacATAGTTACTAATAGACTTCAATCACTGTCTAttaatatcattgatagaaacGTATGAGTGactatcaatgtttattatccatagaatctgaaaaatttattatatatcgtaaatattttattaaatttactattttgtataattcttctaccaaaattttatgaaaagaaaaaagaaaaaaaaacactaaaccTACTATTGTCGACTGTTACGTTAACTAGAAAACTTTTGAGAAAATGTATAATAACGACGATACTCAAGCTGTCTAGCTGTTGCACAAATTTATCACGAATCctcaaaaatcaaaccaaactcATTAAGAACAAATAATGGGCCACAAATTTAGACGtaagataaaagaaagttgaatttgTATTCAAATATCGCTTGACTACAAATAGctataaaaaactattttagtgATTTCTCTATAACAACATTAgtgttgaaaattgaaaactttccaaagttgtttttgataaaactaaaaaaaggaATCAAAGTCATCTAAGCTAAAATTCAaccataaaatttataaaaaatgtccttgttatttaaaaaaattatcatattaAATACGTTAAATTATTACTCTAACTACTCTATTAGTGATTATCACTCCAAAAACCTTTAATTAACCTCTCAAGtcaatttaatattgaaaaagtcACAATTGTTCGAATTATCGATAAAAACAATTCCGTGCAATCAAGTTTAGAGTCGTTTTTTTCACAATAACACCAACCACTCAATGGGTGAATGATTAAACCTACtcaatttatttctctttcttaaacgaacaaattataaatattacaatttataattaatggtcGTATTAATATCAATCAGCCATTTTGTTAGTACATTAAACATGGAGTACAAGCATTTTGACCAAGTTTAATGTAAGGAATATGGCCATGAAAAATGTTCTAAGAAATGGACGCAACACGAAGTGTgtagtttgttattttttttttccttcaattatGCTACATTATATTCATTAAGaattaacaaatttcttccaaatgaattgaacaaaaatcagAGAAGAAATCAAGAAGGATAGacataaatattattgaagCAAATATTTAATGTTAAGAAACATTcacaatttagaaatttacATACGAATTCACACATTGGAAGCATAATGGGCTCAATGGTGTACTTGACCACCACCGCGACAAGGGCTGAGCAGCCTCTTCTTTTTCTCGCCGAGGCTGAGGCTCCGTGCCAACTTTGGAACCGGAATGCACCATGGTTTCGACTGTGCCGAGTTTCCTTTCACCGATTTGGAAATTGGCTTCTTATTGTTAGTCTCCATAATTACGACCTCAATGTTATTGTGACGGTTACTAATTGTTGTGCTTGTAATCGATCTTCCATGATCTCTATTAAAACTTTCTTGAAACAGCTCAAATAGcagtttctttgtttgtttcgGCGATGATGGATCGGTCGGTGGTGCTTCAATGGTGTTAGGACGCCATATTGGAGTACTGCCGCATGACGGTGTATTATCTACATGTATACCAAACAACGAAGTTCAAAGTTGCACTTGTTTCTCCCAATTTTTAAGCCTTCATTCAAGCACATGACTTATGAATTCTGagttaaattctaaaaataaaaataaatcgtttgaaatattatttttttatttttaaaaggttttttcttacttttaataatttagttaaaaatttagaaataaaactattaaaaatatttataaatatagcaaaattttatcgtttattagtgatagacacGGATAAATTGTCAATATCTATAACAGTAGATGATGGTAATCTATTAGTTATGTTTAactatatttatgaatattttaattcatttcattatatttgaaaatattttgttaaaacatatagtttgaaaaagtaaccaaagttaattttttaaaaacaaaagcattAGACGAAATTATTATCGAACAtgctttagtttttaaaatgtaaaaacaacaaataataaaatcaatggatagaaatgatgtttataaattaattcatttaaaaaaactaaaaactaaacccttaaaaagtaaagaaaattgtaaaaaaatagaatatttgacaaaatatttattctttattgaaaaatagtgttttagtggttttgttctatcaaatgtaaatagtttgtcaattttttctattttaaaaatctcttAAAATAATGTGGcgttaaatataaatttcgaTATCGAAAACTCTTAAATTTCTTGGTAACAGTTTAATAAATTCATGATATAGTTATTATcagtttgacattttttaaaattcaagttaGTATATGATCTTGAGTTTATAAACACACGTAAGTCTCGATCAATTTATGGATGCAATAAATTTCACAAaccttaaaatttgttaaaacgTTCAAAGTAAATTCAAACCTccattaactaattaaaattgcgAATCGTTTAGAATTCTAACCTCCATTAACACTAAAGTAATCATCGTTGTCAGAATCCAACCAAGCTTGtgaatcaaaaaatatttcgtCGCCTTTACCTACATTAACACAACAATCAAAATGATATGACAAGAAATTTCTTTGAATGTAtgaaaaattacttttcaaaatataaaatcaaacatgAACAGAAAAGACCAAGAGCAAGAGCAAAATGTTTGTGAAAGATTGTATAATCCttcatattttctatatagGTTTTTCAATACATccctaaattaattttgaggttTTATCCATATAAATCTTACACTTTCATCCACCAAATTTCATCATATCCatttaaatgtatttgtttaaattatagaaagaTTACGataaatgatgaaattattaaaaatttaacaaaatatttctattaGCATTAGTATACATTGTTAATCTATTAGTATCCATCATTcaaacttttgttatattttgtaaatatataatttaatttaaaaacgtCCGTcaattataaatcaattaattttttaattactttaaaaaattatttaaatgtcGATATGACAAATTAACTAAGTACACATGAACGGCTCTCGAAGAAAAATTTGtccaaaaaactaaattaattagcTTAAGAAAATTTAGGATTTTAAGTAAtacatattgttttatttgtgcAAAGTTTAGaagtataaattaaattatgtctTTCCCAAATCTTTTAAATGGAGGATAGTTCCAAAACTTAAACATCAaattacaagaaaaagaaatcaaaagagaattaaaagaaagaaaaggagagggagGAGTCAAACCGAATGGTGGAGAAGAGGGTGGTAGATGTGAAGAGAGAGGAGGGGGGCTAGAGCAAAGCCTTCCTATGATCTCCTTTTCGACCCAAACGTCGGGTTTGTTGCCGGGTTCAGTACTCGAAACATTAACATTGACGATAGTCCTAGGACCGACCGACCATTTGAATTTAGAATCAGATTTCTGGTCTCTACGAACAAGAACACAGTTTCCCATGACGTCGTCTTGGACAGAAACAAATCGCTAAAAATGTCCACTGCCGAGATCGTCTAACATCGACGATACAAAGACGAAGACGAAGATTGTTATGTGAAAATGGTTGGGTTTAGGTTTCAACAATGGGAagagaggaaaaggaaaaggaaaagaaagtttgTTTCTGGGCAAACAAAGCAAAAGATGTGGTGATCTGGGTCCTGTTGGGATGGAGGGGGGTTGTTTGGTCTTCAAAGTGAAGTAATGGCATTTACTCGGAGTGGGTCCTTgctttgtatatattttcatgCTTTTGCTTGTTGAAACAAAACTATGATCTAAC encodes:
- the LOC101210576 gene encoding uncharacterized protein At3g27210, which gives rise to MGNCVLVRRDQKSDSKFKWSVGPRTIVNVNVSSTEPGNKPDVWVEKEIIGRLCSSPPPLSSHLPPSSPPFGKGDEIFFDSQAWLDSDNDDYFSVNGDNTPSCGSTPIWRPNTIEAPPTDPSSPKQTKKLLFELFQESFNRDHGRSITSTTISNRHNNIEVVIMETNNKKPISKSVKGNSAQSKPWCIPVPKLARSLSLGEKKKRLLSPCRGGGQVHH